Proteins co-encoded in one Arthrobacter globiformis genomic window:
- a CDS encoding APC family permease: MSISNSESRTAEANPRKEQSTALRAGSIGVLGILFFVLSAQAPLTGIVGAAPLAAALGNGAGAPGAYLVVGIVIVIFAVGFVAMSRKVQANGAFYAYITAAFGRKTGTGAAWLALLAYSTVQAAMYGLYGAAFSGLLGSAGVTVPWWLLAVVTMAGVQVLGSMNIELGARVLAFLVGLEVAILLLFGFTVLLKGGGPEGLNMAASFSPEAIATGAPGVAIMFAVASMFGFESTAIYSAEAKDPHRTVARATYLSGGIIAVFFAFITWMLVSFYGPTHVIDAAGAALESGDATSFVIGPLVELFGPWAGVTAGILLVTSLLAGIIAFHNGINRYLHSLALRSSLPAVLARTNKHRAPASAAWVQTTVAVLLVGPFAVLGMDPVLTLFSWFSGLAVAALLVLYMLCSLAVVAFFHRERVSGQLWQTLIAPALAALLLAWVLYLVVSNFTSLIGGSAETAVALLVAVPVMFVAGVLAEIAVEKRGRTSKPTFADEAAATATAE, translated from the coding sequence ATGAGTATTTCAAATTCCGAGTCCCGGACTGCAGAAGCAAATCCGCGCAAGGAGCAGTCCACCGCCCTCCGCGCGGGCAGCATCGGCGTTCTGGGCATTCTCTTTTTCGTTCTTTCAGCCCAGGCTCCGCTGACCGGCATCGTCGGTGCAGCGCCCCTGGCGGCTGCACTCGGCAATGGCGCCGGGGCACCGGGCGCTTACCTCGTCGTTGGCATCGTCATTGTCATCTTCGCCGTCGGGTTCGTGGCGATGAGCCGGAAGGTGCAGGCCAACGGCGCCTTTTACGCCTATATCACCGCCGCCTTCGGCAGAAAGACAGGCACGGGCGCAGCCTGGTTGGCACTGCTGGCGTACAGCACGGTGCAGGCCGCCATGTACGGACTCTACGGTGCGGCCTTCTCCGGCTTGCTGGGTTCCGCCGGCGTGACCGTTCCCTGGTGGCTTCTCGCCGTTGTCACCATGGCAGGCGTGCAGGTGCTTGGCTCGATGAACATTGAACTCGGCGCCCGCGTCCTGGCATTCCTTGTGGGCCTGGAAGTGGCGATTCTGCTGCTGTTCGGATTCACCGTCCTGCTGAAGGGTGGGGGCCCGGAGGGCCTGAACATGGCAGCCTCGTTCTCCCCTGAAGCGATCGCAACCGGCGCCCCCGGCGTTGCCATCATGTTCGCCGTTGCATCCATGTTCGGCTTCGAGTCCACGGCCATCTACTCCGCCGAGGCCAAGGATCCCCACCGGACGGTGGCGCGGGCAACCTACCTCTCCGGGGGCATCATCGCCGTGTTTTTCGCCTTCATCACCTGGATGCTCGTGAGCTTCTACGGGCCCACGCACGTAATCGATGCCGCCGGAGCCGCCCTGGAGTCGGGAGACGCCACCTCCTTCGTGATCGGGCCGCTGGTTGAGTTGTTTGGCCCCTGGGCCGGTGTGACTGCGGGAATCCTCCTGGTGACGTCCCTCCTGGCAGGCATCATCGCCTTCCACAACGGCATCAACCGCTACCTCCACTCGCTGGCCCTGCGCAGTTCCCTGCCCGCCGTCCTGGCACGGACCAACAAGCATCGTGCCCCTGCCTCCGCAGCCTGGGTCCAGACGACTGTCGCCGTGCTGCTCGTGGGCCCGTTCGCGGTGCTGGGAATGGACCCTGTGCTGACGCTCTTCTCGTGGTTCAGCGGGCTCGCCGTTGCGGCATTGCTGGTGCTGTACATGCTCTGCTCCCTCGCCGTCGTCGCATTCTTCCACCGCGAACGGGTGTCCGGGCAGCTCTGGCAGACCCTCATCGCGCCGGCCCTTGCCGCGCTGCTGCTGGCCTGGGTCCTCTACCTGGTGGTCAGCAACTTCACCTCCCTCATCGGAGGGAGCGCCGAAACAGCCGTCGCGCTGCTGGTTGCCGTCCCCGTGATGTTCGTGGCCGGAGTGCTGGCGGAAATCGCAGTGGAGAAGCGCGGACGCACCTCAAAGCCCACGTTTGCCGATGAGGCTGCTGCCACTGCCACTGCCGAATGA
- a CDS encoding AmiS/UreI family transporter, whose amino-acid sequence MTHVCLLFSGAALLINGLATLGALPRRDAAVLSLVIGSLQLLLGIAYLAVTYLGTLRLDSTAPDADGGMQLLLSASGMFLFGLTYVYVGLDFLLGLGSTGLGWFCGMVAGCGLLLTAAWFPEDPLLAVLWLCWSYLWILFFFSLALGHNRLSPLIGWSLVMASQATATVPAFLGITGQWPGDPAMAGGAAACIAALLLLAGGIAWWDGRPAGGAPRPDGGRNRRRAVVPNEPLAADEPSFGSGSGSSLIGKRGL is encoded by the coding sequence ATGACACACGTTTGCCTCCTCTTCTCGGGCGCCGCGCTGCTGATCAACGGACTCGCCACCCTGGGGGCTCTCCCCCGCCGGGATGCAGCCGTGCTGAGCCTGGTCATCGGCAGCCTCCAGCTGCTCTTGGGCATCGCGTATCTGGCCGTCACGTATTTGGGCACCCTTCGTTTGGACAGCACAGCTCCGGACGCCGACGGCGGCATGCAGCTGCTGCTTTCGGCGTCCGGCATGTTCCTGTTCGGTCTGACCTACGTTTATGTTGGGCTGGATTTCCTGCTGGGGCTCGGGTCAACGGGCCTTGGCTGGTTCTGCGGCATGGTGGCCGGGTGCGGCCTCCTGCTCACCGCGGCCTGGTTCCCCGAGGACCCGCTGCTGGCGGTGCTGTGGCTCTGCTGGTCCTACCTGTGGATACTGTTCTTCTTCTCGCTGGCGCTGGGCCACAACCGGCTTTCGCCGCTGATCGGCTGGTCCCTGGTAATGGCCAGCCAGGCGACAGCCACGGTGCCGGCCTTTCTCGGGATCACCGGGCAATGGCCCGGCGACCCGGCAATGGCCGGCGGCGCCGCGGCGTGCATCGCGGCGCTGCTCTTGCTCGCTGGCGGCATCGCCTGGTGGGATGGCCGGCCCGCCGGCGGGGCGCCCCGGCCGGACGGCGGGAGGAACCGCCGGCGCGCCGTCGTCCCTAACGAGCCGTTAGCCGCCGACGAGCCATCATTCGGCAGTGGCAGTGGCAGCAGCCTCATCGGCAAACGTGGGCTTTGA